The Fibrobacter sp. UWR3 nucleotide sequence GTGGACATGCGCGGGAAGATTTTTTCGACATTTTTGGCCTTTTTGCCGCTTTTGGGCGTATGTGGCGTGCTTTATGGTTGCACCATTGAGCATGCCGAAGAGCAAGTCCTCGAAAAGCACGTGAACGGCACGAAGAAAACCTCCGTGTGGGTATACCCCGACGGCGAAATCCTCAAGCGCAACGAGTGGTACGACAACGGCATCAAGGAATTCGAAATCCAGTACAAGGACAGCGTACCGCACGGGAAAATCAAGCGCTGGACCGTACTCGGCGACGTGGCGCTCGACGGCGAATACAAGAACGGCAAGCGCGAAGGGACGTGGACAAGCTACTTCGTAGAACGGCTGAACTCACGCCGCAAGGAAGCCGTGCGACACTACAAGGACGACCACCCCGTAGGCGACTGGGAAGGCTGGCACTTCAACGGCAATAAGGCCTTCGAGGAACACTACGACGAGAACGGGGACACCGTCGGTGTATTGAAAAAATGGCACGATAACGGAGTCCTTGCGGAAGAAAACAACTGTCACGAAGAGCATGGATACATTAAGCGCTACGGAAGGAATTGCAAGATTCTAGAATACTTCAGTTGCGAAAATGGCCTACTGGTCGGCGAATGGAAGAAATACTACGAATCGTACGGACCCGCCGATTCCGCAGCAGGGAACTGCGAGCAGGCACAAATCAAGGAAGAAGGGCTTGCGGACAACGACATCCTCTTTGCCCCACATACCACATACAGGGCAGATGGTTCACTTCTTAAGAAAATTACGTCCGACCCGTTCAAGGGGCGCGAAAAGATACAATGGTTCGACGAGCAAAACAATGTTGTGCGCGAAAGCATCTTCATTACCGAAGAAACAGATGGGCCTGTAGAAAGCTCAGGCATCGCCTACGGAACATGTGACACCTCATCTACACTTTTCTGTGCAGAAACTTCGTTTGTCCGTTCGGCAAACCCGAGCGGGACACTAGACAGCAGTACATTAAGTTTTAAGGACGCATACCAGCTAAGCATCGGTAAGTACCCAGCTTCGCTACGCTACATCAAGGTCGGGCACGTTCTTTTGTACGAAGAATTCTGGGCGTACGACGATCCTCCGACAAGTTACGGAGACCCGGCTCTCCTTGTAAGCCGCAGTTTCTACCCGGACAGCATGGGCGGCAGAATGGCGAGCGAGGGCTTTTGGCAGAGAAACCTAGACGGCTCCAAACGCCACGGCATCTGGCGCAACTGGTACCCGAACGGAATCTTGAAAGACAGCCTCAACTACGTAAACGGGGAACGCGTCGGCGAGCAGTTCGGTTACGACAGCACCGGCAAGCTCACGATACATAAAACAGAGGCCGGCAAGAACCGGCCCGTAATTATGCATTTACCTGTTAAGCAATAAACTTACTTGTACATGTAGCTCACGCCATTGGGGAACTTGAGTTCCTGCATGCCGGCAGTATTTACCTGTGTAACCGACTGCACGGAACCACCGTAGATAATCGCGTTGCCCTGGTAGGTCGGCTTGAATGCAGCGTTGTTTGAGCCGTAGT carries:
- a CDS encoding toxin-antitoxin system YwqK family antitoxin; translated protein: MRGKIFSTFLAFLPLLGVCGVLYGCTIEHAEEQVLEKHVNGTKKTSVWVYPDGEILKRNEWYDNGIKEFEIQYKDSVPHGKIKRWTVLGDVALDGEYKNGKREGTWTSYFVERLNSRRKEAVRHYKDDHPVGDWEGWHFNGNKAFEEHYDENGDTVGVLKKWHDNGVLAEENNCHEEHGYIKRYGRNCKILEYFSCENGLLVGEWKKYYESYGPADSAAGNCEQAQIKEEGLADNDILFAPHTTYRADGSLLKKITSDPFKGREKIQWFDEQNNVVRESIFITEETDGPVESSGIAYGTCDTSSTLFCAETSFVRSANPSGTLDSSTLSFKDAYQLSIGKYPASLRYIKVGHVLLYEEFWAYDDPPTSYGDPALLVSRSFYPDSMGGRMASEGFWQRNLDGSKRHGIWRNWYPNGILKDSLNYVNGERVGEQFGYDSTGKLTIHKTEAGKNRPVIMHLPVKQ